AGCAGAAGATTGAGATGTACAAGAAGTTTGCTGCCGTATCTTCTTTTGAAGAGATTGAGGATTTGACGGAAGAGCTTATGGACCGTTTTGGTGATATTCCGCAAAGCGTGCAAAATCTCCTGCTTGTATCGCGTCTGCGCGTATATGCAAGAGCGCATCGGATTGTAGAGATGATCCAGAAAGCAGATATGATCCAATTGGTTTTCCATGAAGATCAGGGTGCTAAAGTGGATTGGGGTGACCTTTATGAAGTTAAGGGTCCTCTTCTTAGACGCATTACACCTTCACGTCAAGGGCAGCAAGTTGTCGTCGGGATTAAGGTAAAAGGATTGACCCATGAGGAGAGCATTGAACTTGTTGAAAGTTTCCTCACTCAATTCGATGAACTCAAAAAGAAAAGAGAAGGCGAGGAAGCAACAGATGTGGCCAATTAAGAAGTATGGGCGACTTGCACTAGTAGCCTTTCTTTCCCTCATTGTTCTACTTGCAGGCTGTGGACAGAAAGAACCGATAGCCGCGAAGTATGATGACGGTAAGGAAATTACAGCACCACAATTCAAGAACTACACGGAAGTGATTAAAGCGATTGAGCCGAGCATGGCACAAGCCGTTGAGTCAGGGAACAAGGAAGCGCTGACCTATCTGCTGCATTATATGGTCATGACGCAGCATATCACCGACCAGGTGAAAGAGACGGATGAGATGAAGAAAAAAGCCGATGAAGGCTTTAAGCAGTATGAAAACTTCGTCAAACAACAGGTAGGCCAGGAAGAGAAGCTTACACAGTACTATGCTGACCGTAAAGTAACGGAAGGTGAGATGAAGGATTTCTTCCTTGATCAAGAGAAAATGATTGCTTATTTCTCCAAAGACATTAAGGAAGAGGATAAGAAGAAAGAATATGAGCTGGCCAAAAAGGAAGGTTATTTGACGCAGACAGATGTGCGCCACATCCTGATTGGCACAGAGAAGCGCTCCAAAGCAGAAGCAAAGAAAAAAGCTGATGAGTTGGTGAAGAAGTTACGCGGTGGAGCTGATTTTGCGAAGCTGGCAACAGAAAATACAGACGACCCAGGAAGCAAGGAAACGGGTGGATTGTATCAATATCCAATGCCTGACGGAAGCACATTAGAGCAGACTGCAGCAGAGTATAAGAATGCAGCGAAGACACTGCCTCTAAACAAAATTAGTGATCCGATCGAGACCGAATTCGGATATCATATTATGCGTGTCGAAAAACGTACGGATCAGTCCTATGAAGATGTAAAGAAAGACATTGGCGATATGCTGGCACAGCAGAAGCAAGGCGAGTTCTTAAACAGCAAGGTGAAAGAACTTATTAAAGAAGAAAAAGTTCCGGCTGATATGGTGAAGGAACAGCCTCAGCAGCCTGCACCTGGACAACCGGGCGGACAACAACAGCAAATTCCGCAACCGACTCCAGATGGTGGACAGCAGCCTGTACCGGCTCCGGAAGGGCAAAAGCCAAGCGGACAGTAGATAGTAAGATGGGAAGAGGGTTCTGTACTGAAGTATGTACAGACCCTTTTTTCTATGAACAAGGAAGTGCGGGTGAATATTCTTCCTAAAGGAGATAAATACTACAAGCAAGCCAATATAAGTTGCAGTTATTTCATTACTTCAGGAAAGCGAGGCATCAAGAATTATGAAAGCAACTGGAATTGTACGCCGGATTGACGATCTGGGACGGGTAGTCATTCCGAAAGAGATTCGCCGTACGCTCCGCATCCGTGAGGGTGACCCCCTTGAAATCTTCGTGGACCGCGATGGCGAAGTCATTCTGAAGAAGTATTCCCCAATCGGCGAGTTGGGCGACTTTGCTAAGGAATATGCCGATTCACTGTATGAGAGCACGAATCATATTACA
This genomic interval from Aneurinibacillus sp. REN35 contains the following:
- a CDS encoding peptidylprolyl isomerase yields the protein MWPIKKYGRLALVAFLSLIVLLAGCGQKEPIAAKYDDGKEITAPQFKNYTEVIKAIEPSMAQAVESGNKEALTYLLHYMVMTQHITDQVKETDEMKKKADEGFKQYENFVKQQVGQEEKLTQYYADRKVTEGEMKDFFLDQEKMIAYFSKDIKEEDKKKEYELAKKEGYLTQTDVRHILIGTEKRSKAEAKKKADELVKKLRGGADFAKLATENTDDPGSKETGGLYQYPMPDGSTLEQTAAEYKNAAKTLPLNKISDPIETEFGYHIMRVEKRTDQSYEDVKKDIGDMLAQQKQGEFLNSKVKELIKEEKVPADMVKEQPQQPAPGQPGGQQQQIPQPTPDGGQQPVPAPEGQKPSGQ